In the genome of Nitrospira japonica, one region contains:
- the tmk gene encoding dTMP kinase, translating into MTEQTPAPSNAPHPYPGKLIIVEGIDGSGKSTQLLLLHKWLESKGHKVFFTEWNSSELVKDTTKRGKKNKSLTPTTFSLLHATDFASRLYHEILPPLKAGMLVLADRYMYTAFARDVVRGVSPEWVRKLYSFAIRPDMAFYFKVPIEVAISRLLGGTRGQFKYYEAGMDMNLSQDVTESFRIFQSRILSQYDKIVDEYQLITMDATKDIAAQQDGMRSLVDEALKDYKPRRGTHGRRSLFWRRFDVPKSE; encoded by the coding sequence ATGACCGAACAGACCCCCGCGCCTTCCAACGCCCCCCATCCCTATCCCGGCAAACTCATCATCGTCGAGGGGATTGACGGATCCGGCAAGAGCACGCAGCTGCTGCTGCTCCACAAGTGGCTCGAATCGAAAGGACACAAAGTCTTTTTTACCGAGTGGAATTCCTCGGAACTGGTCAAGGACACGACCAAACGCGGGAAGAAAAACAAAAGCCTCACGCCAACCACCTTCAGTCTGCTGCACGCGACCGATTTCGCGAGCCGCCTCTACCACGAAATCCTTCCGCCGCTCAAAGCCGGCATGCTGGTCCTGGCCGACCGCTATATGTACACGGCGTTCGCGCGCGACGTCGTGCGCGGCGTTTCCCCCGAATGGGTCCGGAAGCTCTACAGCTTCGCCATACGGCCGGACATGGCCTTCTATTTCAAAGTCCCGATCGAGGTCGCCATTTCACGCCTGCTCGGCGGAACCCGAGGCCAGTTCAAGTACTACGAGGCCGGCATGGACATGAACCTGAGCCAGGACGTGACCGAGAGCTTCCGAATCTTCCAATCACGGATCCTCTCGCAGTACGACAAGATCGTGGACGAATACCAGCTCATCACGATGGACGCGACAAAGGACATCGCCGCCCAGCAGGACGGCATGCGCAGTCTGGTGGACGAAGCCTTGAAAGACTACAAACCGAGACGGGGGACCCATGGGAGACGCTCACTATTTTGGCGACGGTTTGACGTACCTAAATCCGAGTGA
- a CDS encoding Ppx/GppA phosphatase family protein — MTKLAVIDIGTNSIHMVLAEVQPDGNYKIVDRFKNMARLGDGTFESQRLSDEAIARGLEVLRQLVTLARNKGYDRIVAVATSAVREAKNGGDFIDLVAEQLRLTVRVVSGNEEARLIFLAVKNSVPMGDQPVLAVDVGGGSVELMVGNRDQLLHVKSLKLGAIRLADQFLKRTPPSDGMLRSLEDLVTERLKGALDSFKTKRIDSLIATSGMAGNLAEVIYLKKNGRPLPQLNLATVSLKDVKEIEQDLRRSTIKERLVIPGLDSKRVDTLFPATIVLRRLMELAERDEMVLCDKAIREGVIYDFVVRHKERLKAEAEIPDLRRRNVVAFARRCQTPEVHSLHVAGLALRLFDQTKRLHGLGQAERDCLEYAAILHDVGYLINERQHHKHAYYLITHSDLGGLSADELQIVANVARYHRRALPQSKHEGYEALPAKRQRTVRILASLLRIADALDRTRFSVVRSLDVRLGRTVTITAHVTGDAELEAWAARGRADLFERVFRRRVRFILSAQEDNV, encoded by the coding sequence ATGACCAAGCTCGCCGTCATCGATATCGGCACCAATTCCATCCATATGGTATTGGCCGAAGTCCAGCCCGACGGCAACTACAAGATCGTCGACCGTTTCAAGAACATGGCCCGGTTGGGCGATGGAACGTTCGAATCGCAGCGCCTGTCCGACGAGGCCATTGCCCGAGGGCTGGAAGTGCTGCGCCAACTCGTTACCCTCGCCCGAAACAAGGGTTACGACCGCATCGTCGCGGTCGCGACCAGCGCCGTGCGCGAAGCCAAAAACGGCGGCGATTTCATCGATCTCGTGGCGGAACAACTCCGTCTCACCGTCAGAGTCGTGTCCGGTAATGAAGAGGCCCGCCTCATCTTCCTGGCCGTAAAGAACAGCGTGCCTATGGGCGACCAGCCTGTGCTGGCGGTCGACGTGGGCGGCGGCTCGGTGGAACTCATGGTCGGCAACCGCGATCAACTCCTGCACGTGAAAAGCCTCAAGCTCGGTGCCATCAGACTCGCCGACCAATTTCTCAAACGCACCCCACCCTCCGACGGCATGTTGCGCTCGCTCGAAGATCTTGTCACCGAACGTTTGAAGGGCGCGCTGGATTCCTTCAAGACCAAGCGAATCGACTCTCTCATCGCCACCTCCGGCATGGCCGGCAATCTGGCCGAAGTCATTTATCTCAAAAAGAACGGGCGGCCGTTGCCTCAGCTCAATCTCGCCACGGTCAGTCTCAAGGACGTCAAGGAGATCGAACAGGATCTTCGGCGCTCGACCATCAAGGAGCGATTGGTCATTCCGGGCCTGGACAGCAAGCGCGTGGATACGCTGTTTCCCGCCACCATCGTATTGCGACGCTTGATGGAACTCGCGGAACGCGATGAAATGGTACTCTGCGACAAGGCGATCCGCGAAGGCGTCATCTACGATTTCGTCGTTCGCCACAAAGAGCGGCTCAAAGCCGAAGCGGAAATTCCCGATCTGCGCCGCCGCAACGTCGTGGCGTTTGCGCGCCGCTGCCAAACTCCCGAAGTGCACAGCCTGCACGTCGCCGGTCTGGCGTTGCGTCTGTTCGACCAGACCAAGCGGCTGCACGGACTCGGCCAGGCCGAGAGGGACTGCCTTGAATACGCCGCCATCCTGCACGACGTGGGCTACCTCATCAACGAACGCCAGCACCATAAGCATGCCTATTATCTGATCACCCATAGCGACTTGGGCGGTCTCTCGGCCGACGAATTGCAAATCGTCGCCAATGTGGCGCGCTATCATCGTCGCGCCCTGCCGCAGAGCAAACACGAAGGATACGAGGCACTGCCGGCAAAGCGCCAGCGCACGGTGCGGATTCTGGCCTCGCTGCTCCGGATCGCCGACGCGCTCGACCGCACCAGGTTTTCCGTCGTGCGCTCTCTGGATGTCCGGCTCGGCCGCACCGTGACCATCACCGCCCATGTGACCGGCGACGCGGAATTGGAAGCCTGGGCGGCGCGAGGCCGCGCCGACCTGTTCGAACGGGTGTTCCGCCGCCGGGTTCGCTTCATTCTATCGGCACAAGAGGACAATGTATGA
- a CDS encoding SDR family oxidoreductase has product MMGVPASTRVVVITGASTGIGAACALMCVAQGMTVFAGVRTDEAGEALRQRGGERLIPIRLDVTDSESIRQAERVVRETVGLTGVNGLVNNAGIAVGSPLEVIPIEALRRQLEVNVIGQILVTQAFLPLLRLARGRIVNMGSIAGRGTIPVMGPYSASKHALEALTDALRLELQPWGLHVSIVEPGAIATPIWEKSTETGNEIAAAAGPAAVALYADLVSRVKDRIAQAANRAIPADVVAQTVLHALTAAKPKTRYLVGSDAKVRAVMLRWFPDRVQDWILTKVLALPAWNSK; this is encoded by the coding sequence ATGATGGGAGTACCGGCTTCGACTCGCGTGGTGGTGATCACCGGTGCCTCAACCGGCATCGGGGCGGCCTGCGCGCTGATGTGTGTGGCCCAGGGCATGACCGTCTTTGCCGGAGTGCGGACTGACGAGGCTGGAGAGGCCTTGCGTCAGCGGGGTGGGGAGCGACTCATCCCGATCCGGTTGGATGTCACCGACTCCGAATCCATCCGGCAAGCGGAGCGGGTCGTGCGCGAAACGGTGGGATTGACCGGGGTGAATGGTCTGGTCAACAACGCCGGCATCGCCGTCGGGAGTCCGTTGGAAGTCATCCCGATCGAGGCCTTGCGCAGACAACTCGAAGTGAATGTCATCGGACAGATCCTGGTCACGCAGGCATTCCTGCCGTTGCTCCGGCTCGCACGAGGCCGGATCGTCAATATGGGCTCCATCGCGGGACGCGGAACGATCCCGGTGATGGGGCCGTATTCGGCCTCGAAACATGCCTTGGAAGCGTTGACGGATGCGCTGCGATTGGAGCTTCAGCCCTGGGGACTCCATGTTTCGATCGTCGAACCGGGTGCGATTGCGACACCGATCTGGGAGAAATCAACAGAGACCGGCAATGAGATCGCGGCAGCGGCTGGCCCTGCGGCGGTGGCCCTCTATGCAGATTTAGTGTCGCGCGTGAAGGACAGGATCGCTCAGGCGGCAAATCGGGCGATTCCAGCTGACGTCGTGGCGCAAACGGTCCTCCATGCGCTGACTGCGGCGAAACCCAAGACGAGGTATCTGGTTGGCTCCGATGCGAAAGTCCGGGCGGTGATGCTCCGGTGGTTTCCAGACCGGGTGCAGGATTGGATTCTCACAAAGGTCTTGGCGCTACCGGCGTGGAACAGCAAATAG
- a CDS encoding OB-fold nucleic acid binding domain-containing protein: MRFIKHHSPCFAGSLNAGLWCAVFMCAILAAPLTASASGLLDLADLISHPEQYDRQEVVVSGEVTNVQLATNRQGQPAYGFLLKDHAGTVKVIGLGQAEVREGDQVIVEGIFTRLRQAGRTIIYNEIKALSIRSLNRLNPDLVG; encoded by the coding sequence ATGCGATTCATCAAGCACCATTCGCCGTGTTTCGCCGGCTCTCTGAACGCTGGACTCTGGTGCGCCGTCTTCATGTGTGCCATTCTTGCCGCCCCACTGACGGCTTCCGCGTCCGGGCTGCTGGACTTGGCGGATTTGATCTCCCATCCCGAACAATATGACCGTCAGGAAGTCGTGGTGAGCGGGGAAGTGACCAATGTCCAGCTGGCGACGAACCGTCAAGGCCAGCCCGCTTACGGATTTCTCCTCAAGGACCACGCGGGAACGGTCAAGGTCATCGGTCTCGGTCAGGCGGAAGTGCGCGAAGGCGATCAGGTGATCGTCGAAGGCATCTTTACACGACTGCGTCAGGCCGGCCGCACGATTATCTATAACGAGATCAAGGCCCTGTCCATTCGCTCCTTGAACCGCCTGAATCCCGATCTCGTCGGCTAA
- a CDS encoding chlorite dismutase family protein, with protein sequence MAAPEQQAPQQTPKRQFVNFVFYKIDPAWRRLPEDERTKGKQEFLRAVEDYTGKVLVIAYSAVGIRGDCDIMLWRISYELELFQEMSTKIMASGLGKYLSTPYSYLSMTKRSIYVDNHTHEGQESKRLTVVPGKSKYIFVYPFLKTREWFLLTKAARQGMMDEHIEVGHRFPSVKLNTTYSFGLDDQEWVVAFESDKPEDFLDLVMALRETEGSRYTLRDTPIFTCIRRSLKETLDTLGG encoded by the coding sequence ATGGCAGCCCCGGAGCAACAAGCACCACAGCAGACCCCCAAGCGCCAATTCGTAAATTTCGTGTTCTACAAGATTGACCCGGCGTGGCGGCGGCTTCCGGAAGACGAACGTACGAAGGGCAAGCAGGAGTTCCTGCGCGCAGTCGAAGACTATACCGGCAAGGTGCTCGTGATCGCGTATTCGGCCGTCGGCATCCGCGGTGATTGCGACATCATGTTGTGGCGGATCAGCTATGAACTCGAACTCTTCCAGGAAATGAGCACCAAGATCATGGCGTCCGGCTTGGGCAAGTACCTCTCGACTCCCTATTCATACTTGTCCATGACGAAGCGCTCGATCTACGTAGACAACCATACGCACGAAGGCCAGGAGAGCAAGCGGCTCACCGTCGTGCCCGGCAAGAGCAAGTACATCTTCGTCTATCCGTTCCTGAAAACCCGTGAATGGTTCCTCCTGACGAAGGCGGCCCGCCAAGGCATGATGGACGAGCACATCGAAGTCGGACACCGGTTCCCGTCCGTCAAGCTCAACACGACCTACTCGTTTGGCCTGGACGATCAGGAATGGGTAGTGGCGTTCGAGAGCGACAAGCCGGAGGATTTCCTGGACCTGGTCATGGCGCTCAGAGAAACGGAAGGGTCCCGCTACACGCTGCGCGACACCCCGATCTTCACCTGCATCCGCCGGAGCCTCAAGGAGACCCTCGACACTCTCGGCGGCTGA
- a CDS encoding competence/damage-inducible protein A: MPPRRPVRSLLLAETIAIGSELLVGGRTDSNSLRIAEEFGRLGIGVRFKSIVGDDRQDIRTAVATAAGRVGVIVLTGGLGPTVDDCTREAISDATGRRLALRKDAFEALKTRLAEWGRVPNAGQRRQALIPDGATVIANPVGSAPGFWMKWKGALLISLPGVPWEMEAMLRDSVAPVLSSELTRARLRPSPITRLVFHTFGLPEAEVDAKIKGLVKPSMPVDLGLLASPTGVLVSLTTRPRPVLSGPRLQRLADGVRSRLRDQLYAEGLETMEEVVGRLLTAQHKTVAVAESCTGGLIGHRLTQVPGSSAYVDRGVVCYSNQAKTDLLGVPPALIEGHGAVSAEVAAAMARGMRERSGVSVALSVTGIAGPGGGTPTKPVGLVYLGLDAEGGPSATREYRFSGDRMVVKQRASQAALDLLRRWLLERAEPV, from the coding sequence ATGCCGCCAAGACGTCCCGTTCGCTCCCTTCTTCTCGCCGAAACCATCGCCATCGGATCGGAACTTCTGGTCGGCGGACGGACCGACTCCAATTCGCTGAGGATCGCGGAGGAATTCGGCCGCCTCGGCATCGGCGTCCGCTTCAAATCGATCGTCGGAGACGACCGCCAGGACATTCGAACCGCCGTGGCAACGGCCGCCGGCCGAGTTGGCGTCATTGTCCTGACCGGAGGCCTCGGGCCGACCGTGGACGATTGCACCCGGGAAGCGATCTCGGATGCGACTGGTCGTCGGCTGGCCCTCCGAAAAGACGCCTTCGAAGCGCTCAAGACGCGCCTCGCTGAATGGGGGAGAGTCCCCAACGCCGGACAGCGACGGCAAGCCCTGATCCCGGACGGAGCGACGGTGATTGCCAATCCGGTCGGCTCAGCTCCCGGTTTCTGGATGAAATGGAAGGGGGCGTTGCTGATCTCATTGCCGGGAGTTCCGTGGGAGATGGAGGCGATGCTGCGGGATTCCGTCGCACCGGTCTTGAGCTCGGAACTGACGCGGGCGCGCCTAAGGCCGTCTCCCATCACACGCCTCGTCTTTCACACGTTCGGACTCCCGGAGGCTGAGGTGGACGCCAAGATCAAAGGACTCGTCAAGCCTTCGATGCCGGTGGACTTGGGACTCCTGGCCTCGCCGACCGGCGTCCTGGTCTCGCTGACGACCAGGCCGCGGCCGGTTTTGAGCGGACCAAGGCTGCAACGATTGGCTGACGGCGTGCGGTCGCGTCTACGAGACCAGCTCTATGCAGAGGGGCTCGAGACTATGGAGGAAGTCGTCGGCCGGCTGTTGACGGCGCAGCACAAAACCGTCGCCGTGGCGGAGTCCTGCACCGGAGGGCTGATCGGCCATCGGCTGACACAGGTGCCAGGGTCGTCGGCCTATGTCGATCGCGGCGTCGTGTGCTATAGCAATCAGGCCAAGACCGATCTGCTGGGCGTGCCCCCCGCATTGATTGAAGGCCATGGCGCGGTGAGCGCGGAGGTGGCGGCGGCCATGGCACGCGGGATGAGAGAGCGGAGCGGCGTGTCGGTGGCCCTGAGTGTGACCGGCATTGCAGGACCGGGAGGTGGCACGCCGACCAAGCCGGTCGGATTGGTCTATCTCGGGCTGGACGCAGAGGGTGGCCCATCGGCGACCAGAGAATACCGCTTCAGCGGCGACCGTATGGTCGTCAAGCAGCGGGCCTCTCAAGCCGCGTTGGACTTACTCCGCCGGTGGCTCTTGGAACGGGCCGAGCCGGTATAG
- the thpR gene encoding RNA 2',3'-cyclic phosphodiesterase yields MIRAFLAVVPDAELLRRLALVQQDLKQRLMRDLPRTVRLSWVQPASIHLTLKFLGDIPEDLVPVLNDAMIQTMSGHRSLSIPLERLGAFPDARRPRILWAGPGTSWEESEDSRRLAAMHEAIEMCCRTVDLAPDSRALTPHLTLARVREGDRYLGSQLTRNGELNNPIRPGAFEVGAVVLMRSELHPTGSVYTPLWDVRLA; encoded by the coding sequence ATGATCCGCGCCTTCCTTGCCGTCGTACCGGATGCCGAATTGCTCAGACGTCTTGCCCTGGTGCAGCAGGATCTGAAGCAGCGTCTGATGAGGGACCTCCCGCGCACCGTCCGGCTCTCCTGGGTCCAGCCAGCCTCGATTCACCTGACGTTGAAGTTCCTGGGTGACATTCCCGAGGATCTGGTGCCGGTGCTGAATGATGCAATGATTCAAACAATGAGCGGCCATCGCTCTCTGTCGATTCCATTGGAGCGGCTGGGAGCCTTTCCCGATGCCAGGCGTCCCAGAATTCTCTGGGCAGGTCCCGGTACGTCATGGGAGGAGAGTGAGGACAGCCGGCGGCTGGCTGCCATGCATGAGGCGATCGAGATGTGCTGCAGGACAGTCGATCTTGCGCCGGACTCACGCGCGCTGACCCCTCATCTGACGTTGGCACGGGTCAGAGAAGGTGACCGTTATCTCGGCAGCCAACTGACTCGAAACGGCGAACTGAACAATCCGATTCGTCCGGGAGCGTTCGAGGTTGGAGCGGTTGTCTTGATGCGCAGCGAGTTGCATCCCACCGGCTCGGTCTATACACCGCTATGGGACGTCCGGCTTGCGTAA
- a CDS encoding response regulator, which yields MSSSTATLSAETKPTVLIVDDEAAPRAALTQTLRQNFNILTADNARTAMAVLNDHGVDLVTLDLRLPDGSGADLLTEIKRAHAEVEVIMVTAFGSLQSAMDCIRHGAAGFLLKPFNTSELLTISLQTAQKKQRLDRLRTLLAEDSALWGPEPGCSAAWRKLATAYAAPHNTDGAVLQPAQIGETASLIQLLSDLLEARDRYLVNHGNRVSFYASLTANRLQLSLPEQNILSLGALAHDLDLIQAADGQALQHESPGNGHRTDLGARIGRALGLPIDAVQIIALHHERWDGTGHPFGLQGERIPLLARIVSLAQTFDELTAERPGASPLTVKAAIDEIERQGGTAFDPDLTELFCKIIREQPPQA from the coding sequence ATGTCTTCCAGCACCGCGACCCTTTCAGCCGAGACCAAACCGACCGTCCTCATCGTCGATGACGAGGCCGCGCCCCGTGCCGCCCTGACCCAAACCCTTCGCCAGAATTTCAATATCTTGACTGCGGACAACGCACGGACCGCCATGGCCGTGCTCAACGATCACGGCGTCGACCTGGTCACCCTGGATCTACGCCTGCCCGACGGCTCCGGTGCCGACCTGCTCACCGAAATCAAGCGGGCCCACGCCGAGGTGGAAGTCATCATGGTCACCGCCTTCGGCTCGCTGCAGTCCGCCATGGATTGTATTCGCCATGGCGCGGCCGGCTTTCTGTTGAAGCCGTTCAACACCTCGGAATTGCTCACGATCAGCTTGCAAACCGCCCAGAAAAAGCAGCGGCTCGATCGGCTCCGCACTCTTCTGGCGGAGGACAGCGCGCTGTGGGGGCCGGAACCAGGCTGTTCTGCCGCCTGGCGGAAACTTGCCACGGCCTATGCGGCTCCTCACAACACCGACGGCGCAGTCCTGCAGCCGGCGCAAATCGGTGAAACCGCCTCTCTCATCCAATTGTTGTCAGACCTGCTGGAAGCTCGGGACCGTTATCTGGTGAATCATGGCAACCGCGTGAGCTTCTATGCCTCTCTGACTGCGAACCGGTTGCAACTGTCGTTGCCCGAACAAAACATCCTCTCGCTCGGCGCATTGGCTCACGATCTGGACCTGATCCAAGCGGCGGACGGCCAAGCCCTGCAGCATGAATCTCCCGGCAACGGCCACCGCACCGACTTGGGAGCCCGGATCGGCCGTGCCCTGGGTCTGCCGATCGATGCCGTACAAATCATCGCCCTTCATCACGAACGATGGGACGGTACCGGGCATCCTTTCGGATTGCAGGGCGAGCGCATCCCCCTCCTGGCCCGGATCGTCTCCCTGGCCCAGACATTTGACGAACTCACTGCGGAACGGCCCGGAGCGTCGCCCCTCACGGTCAAGGCTGCGATCGACGAGATCGAGCGCCAAGGCGGGACGGCATTCGACCCGGACCTCACCGAGTTGTTCTGCAAAATCATCCGGGAACAGCCTCCTCAGGCCTAG
- the recA gene encoding recombinase RecA translates to MAEKDDKKRALDLALSQIEKQYGKGAIMKLGDAEANADIPAISTGSLGLDIALGVGGFPRGRVIEIFGPEASGKTTLTLHAIAEVQKTGGVAAFIDAEHALDLTYAKKLGVQADDLLVSQPDTGEQALEIAETLVRSGAIDLIVVDSVAALTPRAEIEGEMGDAHMGLQARLMSQALRKLTAAIAKSQTTVIFINQIRMKLGVMFGNPETTTGGNALKFYSSVRLDIRRIESLKEGQDVVGSRVRVKVVKNKMAPPFKQAEFDILFAQGISKSGELVDLGVDRKVLEKSGAWYSYRAERLGQGRDAVRDFLQTNQPLAREIEGKLRDIAALPGRGTEKAAAPAKEERRTEEKREERRPHKVGA, encoded by the coding sequence ATGGCCGAGAAAGACGACAAGAAGCGCGCGCTTGATTTGGCCCTGTCCCAGATTGAGAAGCAGTATGGGAAGGGGGCCATCATGAAGCTGGGTGATGCGGAGGCGAACGCGGACATTCCGGCCATCTCCACCGGCTCATTGGGACTCGATATTGCGCTCGGCGTGGGCGGGTTTCCCCGCGGCCGGGTCATCGAAATTTTCGGCCCGGAAGCATCCGGAAAAACGACGCTGACGCTGCATGCAATCGCCGAAGTGCAGAAGACGGGGGGCGTGGCGGCCTTTATCGACGCAGAACATGCCTTGGACTTGACCTATGCCAAGAAGCTCGGCGTCCAGGCCGATGATCTGCTCGTCTCGCAGCCGGATACGGGCGAACAGGCTCTGGAGATCGCTGAAACGCTGGTGAGAAGCGGGGCGATCGACCTGATCGTCGTCGATTCGGTGGCCGCGCTCACGCCCAGGGCCGAGATCGAAGGCGAGATGGGCGACGCGCACATGGGACTGCAGGCGCGTTTGATGTCCCAAGCGCTGCGAAAGCTGACCGCCGCGATTGCCAAGTCGCAAACGACGGTGATTTTCATCAATCAAATCCGCATGAAGCTGGGCGTCATGTTCGGAAATCCGGAAACGACGACCGGCGGCAACGCCCTCAAGTTCTATTCCTCGGTCCGGCTCGACATCCGACGCATCGAATCCCTCAAGGAAGGGCAGGACGTGGTCGGAAGCCGAGTCCGCGTCAAGGTGGTCAAGAATAAGATGGCGCCGCCGTTCAAGCAGGCCGAATTCGACATTCTCTTTGCTCAGGGCATTTCCAAGAGCGGAGAGCTGGTCGATTTGGGTGTGGATCGGAAAGTGTTGGAGAAATCCGGCGCCTGGTACTCCTATCGAGCCGAACGTCTCGGACAGGGCCGCGATGCCGTCCGTGATTTTCTCCAGACCAATCAGCCGCTGGCGCGCGAGATCGAAGGCAAGTTGCGCGACATCGCGGCCTTGCCAGGTCGGGGGACCGAGAAAGCTGCCGCTCCGGCGAAGGAAGAGCGGCGCACCGAAGAGAAACGCGAAGAACGGCGGCCTCACAAAGTCGGCGCGTAA
- a CDS encoding regulatory protein RecX gives MPRRIEQAGISKTARAKQAVPDDSWLKAAVRYLARFDRTAKQVEEFLRARGASPVQAARTLRRLEALRYLDDSAYAERWIASRLTRGPCGAARLRDELLRKGVSENVTDGALGRALAEVDQDTLARRAVGLKQRRGGTLSRWQTLRLLRQRGFEEDVISRIMGEWQETERVDDEE, from the coding sequence ATGCCGCGCAGGATCGAGCAGGCGGGGATTTCAAAGACGGCGCGGGCGAAGCAGGCCGTTCCCGACGATTCGTGGTTGAAGGCCGCCGTGCGGTATCTCGCGCGATTCGATCGGACGGCGAAGCAGGTCGAGGAGTTTCTTCGGGCGAGGGGTGCATCCCCGGTTCAGGCGGCACGCACGCTGCGGCGCTTGGAGGCGCTGCGGTATCTCGATGATTCGGCCTATGCCGAACGTTGGATCGCCTCCCGGCTGACGAGAGGTCCGTGTGGCGCGGCGCGGCTGAGGGACGAGCTGCTCCGGAAGGGAGTTTCCGAGAACGTGACCGACGGTGCACTGGGCCGTGCGCTGGCGGAGGTCGACCAGGACACACTGGCCCGTCGGGCCGTGGGATTGAAGCAGCGGCGCGGCGGCACCTTGAGCCGATGGCAAACGCTTCGCCTCCTACGTCAGCGGGGTTTTGAAGAGGATGTCATCTCCCGTATTATGGGAGAATGGCAGGAGACGGAGAGGGTCGACGATGAAGAATAG